The genomic window GGTATACTCAACAGAGAAACTATACTATGCCTCCTTATAACCACAACTCAAGTTCCTTATTAGTATAATAACTAAAGTATACTTAGTTACAAATGATGACCAAGAATTCAACTAACCATctaaattattatcttaaaaCCATTAGGCTAACCAAATGTAGGGAcatcaaagacaaaaacagcttgtttaaaggaaaaaataatatagtatattctaaacataatcaaacatacaaatataataataatcaacTATCAATTTCTctaaaaagataaatgaaaCTGTACACACGACCAAATCTTTTTGCATtagacaaaaccaaaagaaaaatctttttttgcaTAGTCAAGAATCAACGAAGAAAAGACACTTTGTTAAACGCATAAATCATCATGAATTTGGACCAACATAAATACTTTAAGACTTTcatttgttaatattttccTCAATATACACAATTaagcaaaacaagaacatgataaacaaatttaagatataagaaaactcaaattttaGTTGTTCAACCACAGATGCTTCTTGcatttaacaaaaatgaacatGCAGCTCAAAAATATCTCACCTACTATGAACTATGATCATCAATCGCAATAAACAAAACGttgaaatctcaaataaaatttcgaagaagcaaaaagatgATCAAACATAGAGGATATCGAAGTAGAAGATTACAATTTGCTTACCCATTTTTCTTGTGACAGACCAGAGAATATGTAACCgctccttcttttttttgttctctctctctcttctgcgtgtgttgtgttgttgtgAGAATGATGATACTATTGTCATTTATGTTGGGGTGTGCCTTTTATACCATCGCCTTCCTCGTCGGTGCTAACGCCGTTACTTGACACCGTCTATAATTATAGTGCTCCACAAATGAATTATGTTTACTggatattaatttttatagacttactactatttttatttatcaattatagGTTGGTTTAATGGTTTGgttaataaaacaagaaatagcatacttgttgttgttgtctttcaATGATTGTTGAACTATTTTGATTAGCAAACTCCAATTATAACATACCAGTAAATGTTACCCTTTTtaactacatttttttttcttttatagtcGAAAGTAAGATTATGCTTATTTTCAAAGTGTGTGAAATTCGGATAAGTTTTCTAAGGAAAAAATTAAGTGTTCTTATTAGTTTTATAGCATGGTCAATAATGATTGAAATCGTAGAAGATAACTTCGTGTTTTGATCCTCCAACCTTGGCgtaaatctttttatcatTAGATCACACCATAATTTGGTTTTCAATCGATTacatcaaaccctaaaacattTGTATTCAATGCATAATATTAGttaatacatacatatactcCGGTTAATCTTATCCTTTACTCGTAAACCAAAGTTTCTAAGATGAAACTAGCGTCACTATACCACATAAatcatttgaattttgagaGGTAAAATGTAATTTATAATCTATTAAGTCTTCACCAACATCAGGATATATAACAAACTCACTAAACTACAACAATTTGGTTTCTAATCGTAATATTATAATAGCTTTCAGGCTAGTGTGGGGCAAGCTTTTTTTCCTGCAATTATGCAaaacttctttatatatatgattaagtGTGAATTGTGAACTATATTGAATATAATCAGACAATCATTATGCAAGCACAAAGGGACAAGATATCAAACTATTATTTCCAAACTCCAATTTAAATTTGGCTTTAACTATAGTATTTCTGTCCAATTAGTCAAAATACATctgttatattttgtttatatatacactccatacaaaaaaaatatatacatatatcaaaatttacaatCTACTGACTACAATCATTACAAAACACACATGAATTACAACATAGTTCAACAATCATCATTTAACCAACcaataaactaaaaacatttcaacataaatgatttttattggtttagaAACGTGATTTTGTGGACTTTTTAGCAAGGaatcaataaataaactaaaaaaataagagaaaataaaataaaaataaagtgatTATAGAAAAGACATGACATCCTTATTGGCATAGCATCCAATCTTATTAATTGCtcattgattttgattatccCACACCTAAACTCTTATTGAAAAACACATTGCACCACCCTggtttgatatttaatttttaagataAGCATCTCTcattatgttaaattatacCTGATATGCCCTTGTTGTAAGTAAGAGTCGAAATCGAATCGGTGATAGGTTCAAGGGTAAAATAGGGGATTTAGAAAAGAAGACGTGGGATGATTGAGCTGTGTGTGATAGAGGTTATGCGCTGAGTGGAGTAAAAGAAAGACTATCCAACGAATAAGTGGGTCGGTCCCATTTGTCTATAAGAGTATAgccaaacaataataattctCCAAAAATGGTtacagaaaaacaataattaatttcacaaatatataataatattttatattttgggaGATGTATATAGACGTCGTAGTTAGCTAAAGTGAATTAACAAATAGGGTTTGACGttttctaatatttgtttttgtttaattgataTTTCTTTCATCCGTGTATTAAAAATGATCACAACAACGAatctttttacaaaatttcCGAGCACAAATGAAACCTGATTTtgtatcaaattatttttggaaacatgattttctttcaaaatattttacaaaccaaaaagacaaCTAGAAGTCTGAAGTCTTTAGCGACAAATACATTTGTTAATTAAGATTCTGTGACATCATTAATAGTTTAACATGTACCTTATAATAGTAACCAGTTATTTTCTTATGCTCgaacaatcaaaataaatttgtcaatttgccaaaaaaaaaatcaacattacaataagataaatttaaatatgaaaatcaaCTTAAAACATGTTAATGTTTATATGCATATTTCACTAAAGTTAAATCTAAAATAGTATATTTACAGTGATGATGAACACGATTTAATAATTATACGATATCCAGATAATGTAGACTAAGTAAAGAAATGAAGTGAGCACaattgtaattttaaatttaacatgTGAATAAATTGTACAAAAAACATCTATTGATTAATATTCGATAAATTAGTaatcactataaattaataaaaaaatttggtttctaGTCAAGtgaatataatatttaacattatttgataaaataaataaagtaataatttattcaaaaatccTATAGAAATATATGGTTTCATTAGTATCATAAACTAAGAATTGTATAAACTTATTAATATCaatatatgtaagaaaatttagtaaaatatgattttagtattgtttggttttttacGCAGAgttcaattatattattttactacatcaattttttttgtattgttttgcAGAGTTTAGTTATATGAATTGTATCCTCATCCTGTGTGAAAACTCTAGAAATTGTGTAACCACATCCTTCAGCTTTCTCCTCAATTGATCCGTTCAAATTATGTATTAATGATGTAGCTGCTTTAATTGAAGTCCTAACAATCTACACCCCAAATTCTCAATGATATGTTTGGGATTGTAGTTGGGGATGGACGAAGGCCAACCCGCTGCTCCAATCATAGCACTACGAATGGTGGAAATGTCAAGAATAAACCACTCGGGCTCAATATCGTCCACATTCTCATTAAGATAACTTAATAGGTCGTCATCGTCTTTAAGAAACAAGACTCTAGTTATTGATGAGCGACTGTTAATTTATAGAagttttacttattttaattttacattatacataaaaaaaatcacgtcATTGTATAAAATCCACTAAGGCGCGACCTGAataaactttagaaaaaatttcaaatccGTATAACTGCATTTCGTCTCATTCACAGTTGCATGAACTCTTATCATACGATTGTGCCATGCCATATTAACATCGTTTATCATCCAACAATAGTGGTGGAGTTACTTTCTTATTGAGTTCAATAtactaaaaaggaaaacacataatataattttttcttttaaaaggcatttttattattatatgtatattattagaaaaaagtatgattaaaaaaattaaaaagaaatgtaagTAACAACATTTAacggattttttatttattaaagatAAGCTTCGGTTAGGatacaaaatacaaagatttGCCAAACTAATTTAGATATTCTTCAATCTTTTGATGAGCTTCAAAGTaataattactaattaatttaCTGAATGAAAACagtaatttgttaatttttaattacttgtgataaaaaaataaaaaaaaattaataattacttAAATTGTCTATATGTAAtgggagttttttttttttaacaacttcTTTTAAGTAAAAtcactaaatatattttaaaaaaaacaataccgAAGCTGACTCAGCATCCACGtaagcaaaaccaaaacaaattatagaCATTATTATGATCGGAGTTGACTCAAAATCTTCGTCGACGACTTTTATCGAAACAATGGTTGAATCGGAGAAAACGAAACACACTTGTCTCCGTCTCGAAATCTCCGGCGCCGATCCAATTTTCGTCAAAGGCACTTGGCATAATTCTCGTTTCGATATCTCCGTCACCGATGGTTCCTCCTCTTGGATTTGCaatggtaaacaaaaaaaccctaaattcacACTATCACTTAGCCTCTAGCGTTTTTCGAatctgatttttattttggttttgctcGAAATTGAAGCGACGGAGGAGGAAGTGGCGGAGAGAGCAGCACAATGGGACCAGCCTGTGTCAGAGTATTTAAAGCTCGCCGAGCAATACTTAGGGTTTCAACAACCTAATTCGGTCTATAGTTTCTCCGATGCTCTAGAGGGATCTAAACGGGTCAGTGATCTTCTTATTGGATCATTCGTTAGTGTTTTGAAGTAAGCCTGAGATTTTtggatgttgttgttgtctttgattgtgttttggttaaagCTCTCTTGGACGTTTGAGAAGGAAGGGACTAAACTTGAGTGGAGGTGGAAATGTAAACCATCAGATGATAGCAAGAAGATCACTGTTGGGatcttggattttcttatggAGGCTAACATAAGGCTAAGTGTATGACTCTTATACTGTACGTTCTGAATTGTGAGGATTTGTTGTGATGTTtgagaatgatgatgaattaGAGCTTAAGTTCTTTGATCTATGCTTTGTTAGAAATGGCaatttgatttgtgtttggaAGATATGTGTCAATCTCTCAATACTTTAGTGTTTACACAGGAAGAAGTGGTGAACAAGACGAGATCTTTtgagaagatgagaagtgaagctGAGAGATGTCTAGCGCAAGGTGAAAAACTCTGTGacgaaaaaacagagtttgagAGTGCAACTTATGCAAAGGTATGAATTATTCGATCACCTTGGTTACTCTGCTTAATATCCACATCGTGGTTTGTTCTTGCTTAAACTAGAGTCATTGGTTTTTATGATCTGTTagttacttcttttttttgtcaatgcagtttctttctgttttaaatGCAAAGAAGGCAAAACTGAGAGCACTAAGGGACAAAGAAGATTCAGTGAGAGTAGTTGAGGAGGAAGAGTCGACAGACAAAGCTGAAAGCTTTGAGAGTGGAAGAagtgatgatgagaagagCGAGGAAGAAGCCTCAAAAAAGGCAACAAGCAGCAAAGCCCGTGGCGGGAAGAGAGCTGCACGAAGCTAAGAGATTGCCCTGCCGTGAGATTTTCAGGTCAGAGTTTCCATTCCAAGTTTTGTCAAACTCATAGCTAGGAAAATTGTTTGTCAAACCttctttggtttaaaaaaataatttacaatttgtaTTACTTCTGAAAGTAAATGCAATAACTTAGAGATGGCATGATTGATTGTTAGAAAGCTTCAAGCCCCAAATTGTGATAACTAAGAAACATAGACCATCACACGAACCATATTTTATTACCAAATGGTGAGAAAATAttacaaacataaaattacaaagcaaaagaaaaaaaatcacaaagacaAACACATGACGAGGTAGTTTCTCGACAACAACTTAGATGAATTTTTAGAGGAACTGTGAGAGATAGTGTTAAGAAGTACCTATGGTGGTTTTGCGCTTGTTTCGACAAAATTTCGCCATAAGCCACTTGTGCTTGTATGAAGTGAAAATATGTCCAATCACTAATCCACAAAACACACCAGGTCCAAATGCTATTGCAGCTGCTATCCAGTTCAGAACTGTCTCTTCCGGTTCCAACAAAGGTTCCTCGGGGTGCAGCGATGTAGGTATGGGGACATGGGTTTCTCCACAAATTTGATCGAGTCCATAGAGTCTGGGATTACCCATGAATGAAGAACAATTTTGACTTCCAAACTGTGTGCTTTGTGGCACCAATCCCTCTAGATGGTTGTGGGAGAAGTTGATGTTGGAGAGAAACGAGAGTTTCCCGAGACCTCGAGGAATTTCACCTGACAAGTTGTTTCGCGATAGGTCTAGCGTCTCGAGCTTTGTAATACTAGCCAAAGATGGTGGGATGTTTCCTGTGAATGCATTGCCTGACAAGTTGAGATGAAGCAATTCGCTCAATAGACCAATGGATCTAGGGATATGTCCAGAGAATCGGTTTCCAGAAAAATCTATGACTTTAAAGCCTCCAAAGATTTGTTCGAAATCTGTGTCTACTCCTTTATACACCAAATCAATTGAATCTTGATGATTATCATCTCCCATGTAGTTTGACCCTGGTATAGCtatatttcttttgtaatcAAGTGTGAGCATAGGTCGTTGCCATACCGATGACATTTCAGTCCAGTTGGCAAAATAGTCTTGTGGCAATGATCCAACGAAGTTGTTATTCGATATGTCCATGATCCGCATGCTTGGAAAGCCTAAGTAGGCAGAGGCCTTATAGACTGGACCATAGAATGTATTTGATCGGAGCACAAGAACCGTTAGGTATTGTAGAGATCCCAACCAGACTGGAAACGTGTCTTTGATCTTGTTTCCTCTCACATTAAGATATTCCATCCACTCACAGTTGATGAAAGATTCTGGAAGTTTCCCCACCAAATTGTTGAGGCTGACATCAAGTGATCCCAACATTGAGCCATCCATGCAGAAGTCTGGCATAAATCCACTTAGACTGTTGTTTCGCAGATTTAACATGTAGAAATCAGTGGAATTCTTCAAACATTGTGGAATTGAGCCATTAAGATGGTTGTTGGAAAAAtctaagaaggaaaaaaatctgaaGTTGCAGATCCATTGGGGAATTGGTCCTTGGAGGGAATTTGAGCTAAGATCCCAATCTCTTTCTAATGATTCATCCCCAAGTTCTAGAATTCTGCCGAAACTGTTGAAAGAATTATAAGAAAGATCCACTGAATCTAACTTAGAAGATCTCCATATACATTGAGGTACATGACCTTCAAACTTGTTGTAGGAAAGATCAAGGGAACTGAGGTTGACTAATTTTGATATAGAGCTAGGGACTCGTCCTCCGAAATCGTTGTGGCTAAGATCTAAATGTTCGAGATTGactaatttaaatatagaGCTAGGGACTTGTCCTCCGAAGTTATTATGGCTAAGATATAAACCATCGAGATTGACTAATTTCGATATAGAACTAGGGACTTGTCCTCTAAAATTGTTGTGGCTAAGCTCTAAATGTTCGAGACTAACTAATGTAGATATAGATTTTGGGATTAGCCCATCAAGATTGTTGTAGCTAACATCTAACTCTGTCAACTTAGATGACGAAGTGGTATTCCCAAAATTAATAGGTCCTTCGAATTGGTTTTCACTTAAACAAATATCGACTAACGAAGGAATCATGAGCAAGAATGAGGGAAAAGGTCCAAAAAATGAGTTCTCAGACACCCAAAATCGCTCTAAGTTGTGGAGTTGACTAAGGTCAGCAGAAATCGTGGAGTTGAAGTAATTGGAGGAGAGGTCTACAATGGACAAGCTAGTTAAGTTGGATAATACTATATCCCCACCCGTGAATTGATTTTGACGGAGGTGCAATTCAGAAAGCTTTGTTAAGTTGGCAAATGAAGTAGGAATATTACCTCCGAGAGCATTAACCCAAAGATCTATGTATTCTAGTTGGTTTAGGTTACCTATCGAAACCGGAAATTCACCTACTAATTGattgaaagaaagatcaagataTGTGAGATGAGAAAGATTTCCAATTGAAGAAGGAATCTCTCCTTGGAGATTGCAATGTGAAAGCTCTAGGTGACGAAGATGTCGGAGTTTAAAAAGACTACTGCTAGATTTCAAAGAGGTGTTGGCAATATAGGAAACGAGATTAAGTGATATCACCTCTCCTAATGTAGCATCACATGTGACACCCTCCCAAGAACAACAATCAACGGTCTTGTTCCAAGAAAGTGTTGTTACATGATGGCTCCCGTTGGAATGGATCGGGAACTCTTTTTTTAGCTCCAAAAGAGCATCTCTTTGGTCGCTGCGGCACAAAGACCGTGTGGGAGAAGCGAAAGTGTTTGgtaaggaaagaagaaagaaaaagaaagagatggtAATAATAATACCAAGAAAGCAACGAGATTGGTTTCGAACCATCGCCtctcaattttgttgtttggagacaaagataaattgtttgttgaatGGTAAGTGATGAACATGTTTGCTTACACACTattctttatataaaaaaaattctctgtAAGGAGCTTGACTTGGCAAGTCTTCCATTACATTATTTGTAAGTTAAATCAAGGAGGGAGCTTAGTTTTAGTGCATACCAACCAAAGCTTTAGAAATGTAAAAGCCAAAAAacgcacaaaaaaaataccaaaaggagataaaaacaaagatgtaTGTCCAAGTAATGTCGTGAGGAATGGGTTTGGAATTACTCAGGTCATGTGGTTGACATATTTCTATATGCCGcaacatctttttctttttatcaatatttttgcaagatttttaagtaatattttgtataatctATGAATCAGtttcttatataatataatttatcatATCATTGTTTTGGTCCATTACTCTTAATTTAGAAAgaggtaataataatattaagaaagcAACCAGATTGGTTTCGAACCATCGCCtctcaattttgttgtttggagacaaagataatttgtttgttgaatgGTAAGTGATGAACCTGTCTGCTTACACACTATTATTTATATAGGAACATTCTCTGTAACGAGCTTGACTTGGCCAGACTTCCATTACATGAGCTTGACTTGGCAAGTCTTccattactttattttaagttaaatcaaagaaaaagccACCAATCAAAGTTTTAGGTGTGTGTAAAAGCCAAAAAcacgcaaaaaaaaatataccaaaaGGAGATACTAACAAACAAGTATGTTGAAGTGATGTCGTGATAAATGGGTTTGGAATTATTCAGCTCATGTGGTTGACATCTTTCTTAATGCCGGAAcatctttctgttttcttttttcattttttgtcagcattttttgcaaaacttttaagcaatattttgtagAATTAATGGATCAGTTTCTTATATAATTGATCGtatgtatcattttttttgtccattactcttaaatcatttttcatgtAATGATTTTGACCCTTAAGTTACTCTCAAGTCTCTACAATCCAAAATTTTCACtcgtccttttttttttttgaagaaactttTTAATGCCCACTAAGTTGTATAAGACGAAGCGTCTAAGTAACGTAGATAGAATATCACTGTTCGATCATTCGTAAACCCTCTAGGTTGATGTTAGTTTAACCATGTTCGGTGGTGGAGAGATAAAGAACCTTGATCGTCCATTAACATTTTAGGCTAAatctctttttcaaaaatgcaGGAATACATTTGTAATCCTGGTAGGTGAATCGGTGGAGCTTCTTTCCCTAGACGGGCAGATATATTAGTTCAGCAGCTGGAGAATCTCGGCACTCACCTTAATCCGCGGCTTCAGATTCTTCCTCATCGAACCACCAAGAAAATGATGCCATCTTCATCCTCAAAATGTTGAGACTTGCTTTGTCAATGTTTTTTTGATAGAGCATAAGAATTGTTAGAGTACTGATCAAACTTGCTTATTTGGTATCAATACTCTAAAGAATTGTGTgcttattaattattaatatattggagaaaaagtaaaaaaactgttatagaaaagaagaaaaaacactgAAGTTAGGTTCAGGTTTCCAAATACATAAGGCTCTCAAAATCATCCCAAAGATTTGTCTGTAAATAGCCGCTTTTAGACAATATAGGGCAAAATGACCCTATAACAACCCCTTGTTTAATATGACTCTTCTCCAAATCGTAAATAGCATTCACTAGACTAAAAGGAGAGGCAAACAAATATGTATGTCTAAATAATGTCGTGAGAAGTGGGTTTGGAATTAAGCGGTTATTCCGATCATGTGGTTGAGATAGTGTCACCTACTCGTCtcttttcccattttttttctttgtgagGAAATTTTTGTCAATGCagtttctttctgttttaaatGCAAAGAAGGCAAAACTGAGAGCACTGAGGGACAAAGAAGTTTCAGTGAGAGTAGTTGAGGAGGAAGAGTCGACAGACAAAGCTGAAAGCTTCGAGAGTGGAAGAagtgatgatgagaagagCGAGGAAGAAGCCTCAAAAAAGGCAACAAGCAGCAAAGCCCGTGGCGGGAAGAGAGCTACACGAAGCTAAGAGATTCCCTTGCCGTGAGATTTCAGGTCAGAGTTTCCATTCAGTGTACGTTTTGTGAATCTCATATCTGTGAAAGTATAAAATAGCTAGAATCTTTtacttccttttttatttggtcaaACAAcgatatttattaaaaaccacaaaatagaaaattaaaaatatcaaacactTGACCAACTAGTTACGGGAGTACAAACTTGACGAAACCGTTGAGCTTAACGAGCTATAAACCACAAGTGTTTGTATGAAGTGAAGATGTGTCCGATCACAAATCCACAGAACACACCAGGTCCAAAGGCTATCGCGGCTGCTATCCAGTTCAGCACTGGCTCTTCTAGTTCTGAAGAAGACCCATCATGTTGCTGAGATGTAGGAACAGGAACATGATGGCTTTCTCTACAAATTTCATCGAGGCCATAAAGTCCAGGATTACCCACGAATGAAGAACAATTTTGAGTTCCAAACTGTGTGCTCCGTGGCACGAATCCTTGTAGATGATTGTGGGAGAAGTTGATGTTGGACAGAAACGAGAGGTTCCCGAGACTTCGAGGAATTTCACCTGACAAGTTATTTCGCGATAGGTCTAACGTCTCGAGGTTTGTGATATTTGCCAAGGATGGAGGGATGTTGCCTGTGAATGCATTGCCTGACAAGTTGAGATGAAGCAATTCGCTCAATAGACCAATGGATCTAGGGATATGTCCAGAGAATCGGTTTCCAGAAAAATCTATGACTTTAAAGCCTCGAAAGATCCGATTAAAATCTGTGTCTACTCCTTTGTACGCCAAATCCATCGAATCTGCATGCATATTGAAATTATCCCCCACGTAGTTCGACCTTTGGATAGTTTGAAGTCCCCCATATTGTATTGTTCTTGAAGAAGTGTTTCTTGCGTAGTTCAGTCGATTGATGTCCCACACCGTTGCCATTTCAGTCCAATTGGCAAAATAGTCTTGTGGTAATGACCCAACGAAATCGTTATTAGATATATCAATGATACTCAAGCGTGGAAACCCCAAATAGGTAGTGGAGTTATAGACTGGACCATAGAATGCATTTGATCGGAGCACAAGAACCATTAATGATTTCCGAGAGCCCAACCAAAATGGAAACGTGTCTTTGATCTTGTTTCCTCTCACATTCAAAAATTCCATATCTTGGCAGttcatcaaagattttggAAGCTTCCCCACAAAATTGTTGTAGCTGACATCAAGTGATCGTAACATAGTGCTATCCATGCATAATTCTGGCAGAAACCCACTTAGACTGTTGTTTCGCAGATTTAACGTATTAAAATCAGTAGAATTCTTCAAACATTGAGGAATTGAGCCAGTGAAACGGTTGTCTGacaaatctaagaagaaaacaaatctgaaGTTGCAGATCCATTGGGGAATCGGTCCTTGGAGTGAATTTGAACCAAGATTCAACCCAACTAACTTTGCTCCATTGACAACTTCCACAGATTTGCCCAAGTCGAAGAACGAATTATGAGAAAGATCCACAGATTGCAAGTTAGAAGGTTTCCATATGAAATAAGGTACTTGACCTTCCAACTTGTTGTAGGAAATATCAAGGGAGGTGAGGTTGACTAACTTAGATATAGATCTAGGGGATAGTCCTCTGAAATTGTTGTGGCTAAGGTCTAAAAGTTCGAGATTGACTAATTTAGATAGAGAACTCGGGACTCGTCCTATAAAATTGTTGTGGCTGATATCTAACATTGTAAGCCTAGATGATGAAGACGTATTTCCAAAATCAATCGGTCCCTCAAATTGGTTTTGGCTTAACTGAATCTTGTCTAACGAAGAAATCTTGAGCAAGGAGGCGGGAAAAAGTCCGACAAATGAGTTTTCATTCCCAAAAATTTGCTCCAGGTTGTGGAGTCCACTTAGGTCAGCGGAAAAGAAGGATTTGAAGTGATTGGAGGAGAGGTCTAGAATCGCTAAGCTGGTTAAGTTGGATAATACTATATCACCACCcgtgaaattattttcatGGAGGTCCAATAGAGAAAGCTTGGTTAAGTTGGCAAATGAAGTAGGAATATTACCTCTGAGATGATTACCCCTAAGATCTATGTATTCTAGTTGGTTTAGGTTACCGATTGAAGCAGGAACTTCACCTACTAAGTGATTAGTAGAAAGATCAAGATGTGTGAGGTGGGAAAGATTTTCAATAGAAGAAGGAATCTCCCCTTGGAGATTGCAATTCGAAAGGTCTAAGTGAGTAAGATGTTGCAGTTTAAAAAGAGCACTACTAGATTTCAAAGAGGTGCTAGCAGTACTAAGGAAATAGAGTTTTAGTGATATCACCTCTCCCAAGATAGCATCACACGTGACTCCGCCCCAAGAACAACAGTCAATGCCCTTGTTCCAcggattttgtaaaataacGGAAGGGATCGGGAACTCTTTTTGTAGCTCCAAAAGAGCATCTCTTTGGTCGTGGCGGCACAAAGACTGTGTGGGAGGAGAAGCAAAGGTGTTTGGTAAgggaagaagacaaaagaagaaatagatgGTAATAGTAATACCAAGAAAGCAATAAGATTGGCTTCGAATCATGATAACTTGTGGAAATGAAGACGATTTGTTTGTTCAATTGGTATGTGATAGACATGTCTTGCTTATGCACTTctatttaaataagaaaattctATGTAAGGAGCTTGACTTGGAAAGTCTTCCATGGTAAAcgatgaatatattttttatgtggACAACTTTTAAAAcgtac from Arabidopsis thaliana chromosome 3, partial sequence includes these protein-coding regions:
- the XRCC4 gene encoding DNA ligase IV-binding protein (homolog of human DNA ligase iv-binding protein XRCC4 (XRCC4); FUNCTIONS IN: protein C-terminus binding; INVOLVED IN: double-strand break repair, DNA recombination, metabolic process; LOCATED IN: nucleus; EXPRESSED IN: 15 plant structures; EXPRESSED DURING: 6 growth stages; CONTAINS InterPro DOMAIN/s: Carbamoyl phosphate synthetase, large subunit, ATP-binding (InterPro:IPR005479), DNA double-strand break repair and VJ recombination XRCC4, C-terminal (InterPro:IPR014751), DNA double-strand break repair and VJ recombination XRCC4 (InterPro:IPR010585); BEST Arabidopsis thaliana protein match is: DNA double-strand break repair and VJ recombination XRCC4 (TAIR:AT1G61410.1); Has 189 Blast hits to 182 proteins in 54 species: Archae - 0; Bacteria - 3; Metazoa - 88; Fungi - 4; Plants - 48; Viruses - 0; Other Eukaryotes - 46 (source: NCBI BLink).), which codes for MIGVDSKSSSTTFIETMVESEKTKHTCLRLEISGADPIFVKGTWHNSRFDISVTDGSSSWICNATEEEVAERAAQWDQPVSEYLKLAEQYLGFQQPNSVYSFSDALEGSKRLSWTFEKEGTKLEWRWKCKPSDDSKKITVGILDFLMEANIRLSEEVVNKTRSFEKMRSEAERCLAQGEKLCDEKTEFESATYAKFLSVLNAKKAKLRALRDKEDSVRVVEEEESTDKAESFESGRSDDEKSEEEASKKATSSKARGGKRAARS
- the RLP37 gene encoding receptor like protein 37 (receptor like protein 37 (RLP37); FUNCTIONS IN: kinase activity; INVOLVED IN: signal transduction, defense response; LOCATED IN: endomembrane system; CONTAINS InterPro DOMAIN/s: Leucine-rich repeat-containing N-terminal domain, type 2 (InterPro:IPR013210), Leucine-rich repeat (InterPro:IPR001611); BEST Arabidopsis thaliana protein match is: receptor like protein 38 (TAIR:AT3G23120.1); Has 116481 Blast hits to 31282 proteins in 1091 species: Archae - 43; Bacteria - 8551; Metazoa - 25997; Fungi - 1173; Plants - 71485; Viruses - 19; Other Eukaryotes - 9213 (source: NCBI BLink).), which codes for MVRNQSRCFLGIIITISFFFFLLSLPNTFASPTRSLCRSDQRDALLELKKEFPIHSNGSHHVTTLSWNKTVDCCSWEGVTCDATLGEVISLNLVSYIANTSLKSSSSLFKLRHLRHLELSHCNLQGEIPSSIGNLSHLTYLDLSFNQLVGEFPVSIGNLNQLEYIDLWVNALGGNIPTSFANLTKLSELHLRQNQFTGGDIVLSNLTSLSIVDLSSNYFNSTISADLSQLHNLERFWVSENSFFGPFPSFLLMIPSLVDICLSENQFEGPINFGNTTSSSKLTELDVSYNNLDGLIPKSISTLVSLEHLELSHNNFRGQVPSSISKLVNLDGLYLSHNNFGGQVPSSIFKLVNLEHLDLSHNDFGGRVPSSISKLVNLSSLDLSYNKFEGHVPQCIWRSSKLDSVDLSYNSFNSFGRILELGDESLERDWDLSSNSLQGPIPQWICNFRFFSFLDFSNNHLNGSIPQCLKNSTDFYMLNLRNNSLSGFMPDFCMDGSMLGSLDVSLNNLVGKLPESFINCEWMEYLNVRGNKIKDTFPVWLGSLQYLTVLVLRSNTFYGPVYKASAYLGFPSMRIMDISNNNFVGSLPQDYFANWTEMSSVWQRPMLTLDYKRNIAIPGSNYMGDDNHQDSIDLVYKGVDTDFEQIFGGFKVIDFSGNRFSGHIPRSIGLLSELLHLNLSGNAFTGNIPPSLASITKLETLDLSRNNLSGEIPRGLGKLSFLSNINFSHNHLEGLVPQSTQFGSQNCSSFMGNPRLYGLDQICGETHVPIPTSLHPEEPLLEPEETVLNWIAAAIAFGPGVFCGLVIGHIFTSYKHKWLMAKFCRNKRKTTIGTS